A window of the Streptomyces luomodiensis genome harbors these coding sequences:
- a CDS encoding DUF6480 family protein encodes MDQRNPNADPDRTPGLRPGEADPDRTPGLQPSGLVPPGETPPAEGSTPDAGPQETYNPTKGWAKGPTIVILALVVLFVAFCLAFAITL; translated from the coding sequence ATGGATCAGAGGAACCCGAACGCGGACCCCGACCGCACTCCTGGGCTCCGGCCGGGCGAAGCGGACCCCGACCGCACTCCTGGGCTCCAGCCGAGCGGGCTCGTACCCCCGGGGGAGACCCCACCGGCCGAAGGCAGCACCCCGGACGCGGGTCCGCAGGAGACGTACAACCCCACGAAAGGCTGGGCGAAGGGACCCACGATCGTCATCCTCGCCCTGGTGGTGCTGTTCGTGGCCTTCTGCCTCGCGTTCGCGATCACCCTCTGA
- a CDS encoding ATP-dependent Clp protease ATP-binding subunit, with protein MSSGFMGPGGFGPDPFEEFMARFLGGGPRPGLRHIDIGRLMSGPARQLVVDAASYAAEHGSADLDTKHLLRAALATEPTRGLLAGAGADTEALAAEIDRMSGDGPPRTQLSVTPAVKRALLEAHELARAGGAGYIGPEHVLGALAANHDSTAGRILNSLPLDPTAAQRGPQSTPGRPPSATGAGQQSGRRHDTPTLDKFGRDLTDLARAGRIDPVIGREQEIEQTVEVLSRRGKNNPVLIGDAGVGKTAIVEGLAQRVAEGDVPDILLDRRVVALDMSAVVAGTRYRGDFEERLSGIIDEIRTHSDELVVFIDELHTVVGAGAGGEGGSMDASNMLKPALARGELHVIGATTLEEYRRHIEKDAALARRFQPVLVPEPSAADAVEILRGLRDRYEAHHQVRFTDEALLAAVELSDRYLTDRFLPDKAIDLMDQAGARVRLRSRTKGTDTRALEREIEQLTRDKDQAVAAEEYERATELRDRLGELSRRMEADGGTEPDDGQGLEVTAEDIAGVVSRQTGIPVSSLTQEEKDRLLGLEEHLRTRVIGQDEAVGAVAEAVLRSRAGLADPGRPIGSFLFLGPTGVGKTELARALAEALFGSEELMVRLDMSEYQEKHTVSRLVGAPPGYVGHEEAGQLTEAVRRRPYALLLLDEVEKAHPDVFHTLLQVLDDGRLTDAHGRTVDFRNTVVVMTSNLGSEAIAGHGAALGFKAADAETDEQARRERVLRPLREHFRPEFLNRIDEIVVFRRLTDEHLREITDLLLEETRRRLRVQDVTVEFAPEAVDWIARRGHEPAYGARPLRRTIQRQVDNGLSRMLLDGALSPGDRVRVDVADGHLAFRTDTAANGKRL; from the coding sequence ATGAGCAGCGGTTTCATGGGGCCGGGAGGCTTCGGTCCAGACCCGTTCGAGGAATTCATGGCGCGATTCCTCGGCGGCGGGCCGCGTCCCGGCCTCCGGCACATCGACATCGGCCGCCTGATGAGCGGCCCCGCCCGGCAACTCGTCGTGGACGCGGCCTCCTACGCCGCCGAGCACGGCAGTGCCGATCTGGACACCAAGCATCTGCTGCGCGCCGCGCTGGCCACCGAGCCTACCCGGGGGCTGCTGGCGGGGGCGGGCGCCGACACCGAGGCGCTGGCCGCGGAGATCGACCGGATGAGCGGCGACGGACCGCCGCGGACCCAGCTGTCGGTCACTCCCGCCGTCAAGCGCGCCCTGTTGGAGGCCCATGAACTGGCGCGCGCCGGTGGCGCCGGCTACATCGGCCCCGAGCATGTGCTCGGAGCGCTGGCCGCCAACCACGACTCCACGGCCGGCCGCATTCTCAACTCCCTGCCGCTGGACCCCACGGCGGCCCAGCGCGGACCGCAGAGCACGCCGGGCCGGCCGCCGTCGGCCACCGGGGCCGGGCAGCAGTCCGGCCGGCGCCATGACACGCCCACCCTCGACAAGTTCGGCCGCGATCTGACCGACCTCGCCCGCGCGGGCCGTATCGACCCGGTCATCGGCCGTGAGCAGGAGATCGAGCAGACCGTGGAGGTGCTGTCCCGCCGGGGCAAGAACAACCCCGTGCTGATCGGCGACGCCGGTGTCGGCAAGACCGCCATCGTCGAAGGGCTCGCCCAGCGCGTGGCCGAGGGAGACGTCCCCGACATCCTGCTCGACCGCCGGGTCGTCGCCCTGGACATGTCCGCCGTCGTGGCCGGCACCCGCTACCGCGGCGACTTCGAGGAGCGGCTGAGCGGCATCATCGACGAGATCCGCACCCACTCCGACGAGCTGGTCGTCTTCATCGACGAGTTGCACACCGTGGTCGGCGCGGGAGCGGGCGGCGAGGGCGGTTCCATGGACGCCTCCAACATGCTCAAGCCCGCCTTGGCCCGTGGCGAACTCCATGTCATCGGCGCCACCACGCTGGAGGAGTACCGCCGCCACATCGAGAAGGACGCGGCGCTGGCCCGCCGGTTCCAGCCCGTCCTGGTCCCCGAGCCGTCCGCCGCCGACGCGGTGGAGATCCTGCGGGGTCTGCGCGACCGCTACGAGGCCCACCACCAGGTCCGGTTCACCGATGAGGCGCTGCTCGCCGCAGTGGAGCTGTCCGACCGCTATCTGACGGACCGCTTCCTGCCCGACAAGGCCATCGACCTGATGGACCAGGCCGGCGCCCGGGTGCGCCTGCGCTCCCGTACCAAGGGGACCGATACGCGCGCCCTGGAACGGGAGATCGAGCAGCTGACCCGGGACAAGGACCAGGCGGTGGCGGCCGAAGAGTACGAGCGGGCCACCGAACTGCGCGACCGCCTCGGTGAGTTGAGCCGCCGGATGGAGGCCGACGGCGGCACGGAGCCCGATGACGGGCAGGGCCTGGAGGTCACCGCCGAGGACATCGCCGGGGTGGTCTCCCGGCAGACCGGCATTCCGGTCAGCAGCCTCACCCAGGAGGAGAAGGACCGGCTGCTCGGCCTGGAGGAACACCTGCGCACCCGCGTCATCGGACAGGACGAGGCCGTCGGCGCCGTCGCCGAGGCGGTGCTGCGCTCCCGGGCCGGACTGGCCGACCCCGGCCGCCCCATCGGCAGTTTCCTCTTCCTCGGCCCGACCGGCGTCGGCAAGACCGAACTCGCGCGGGCGCTGGCCGAGGCGCTGTTCGGCAGCGAGGAGCTGATGGTGCGTCTGGACATGAGCGAGTACCAGGAGAAGCACACCGTCAGCCGGCTGGTCGGCGCTCCACCCGGGTACGTCGGCCACGAGGAGGCCGGGCAGCTCACCGAGGCCGTGCGTCGCCGCCCCTACGCGCTGCTGCTGCTGGACGAGGTCGAGAAGGCCCACCCGGACGTCTTCCACACCCTCCTCCAGGTGCTCGACGACGGCCGGCTCACCGATGCCCACGGCCGCACGGTCGACTTCCGCAACACGGTCGTGGTGATGACCAGCAACCTCGGCTCCGAGGCCATCGCGGGGCACGGCGCCGCCCTCGGCTTCAAGGCCGCGGACGCCGAGACGGACGAGCAGGCCCGGCGCGAGCGCGTGCTGCGACCGCTGCGCGAGCACTTCCGTCCCGAGTTCCTCAACCGCATCGACGAGATCGTGGTCTTCCGCCGGCTCACGGACGAGCATCTGCGCGAGATCACCGACCTGCTGCTGGAGGAGACCCGGCGCCGGCTGCGGGTGCAGGACGTCACCGTCGAGTTCGCCCCGGAGGCCGTCGACTGGATCGCGCGGCGCGGCCATGAACCCGCGTACGGGGCCCGGCCACTGCGCCGCACCATTCAGCGACAGGTCGACAACGGTCTGTCGCGGATGCTGCTGGACGGTGCCCTCTCCCCGGGCGACCGGGTCCGGGTGGACGTCGCGGACGGACACCTGGCGTTCCGCACGGATACGGCCGCGAACGGGAAGCGGCTCTGA
- a CDS encoding CDGSH iron-sulfur domain-containing protein: MGTDGPMLIEGPVEITLPDGSVVRSDRFTAAVCMCGRSARYPWCDTSHRRRPPRSRRGSQRDAE, from the coding sequence ATGGGGACCGACGGCCCGATGCTGATCGAGGGACCGGTCGAGATCACCCTGCCCGACGGCAGCGTGGTGCGCTCCGACCGCTTCACCGCGGCCGTGTGCATGTGCGGCCGCAGCGCGCGCTACCCGTGGTGCGACACCAGCCACCGCCGCCGCCCGCCGAGGTCCCGGCGCGGATCACAGCGGGACGCGGAGTGA
- a CDS encoding LacI family DNA-binding transcriptional regulator produces MAGEPRTAPRRVRLVPEAVTRGYGGCRGSEVTLPGSYDRVSAYVKREESVGSARGTAPLGRNPRGSDHGANRPGRGSGRPTIKDVAARANVSPMTASRVVNGHPRVRADLRERVLAAVAELGYARNAVATSLRRPDLSPWTIGLILHDVGNPFSAAIHRAVEDVVRSVGSFVLTASTDEDHERMGLLLDAFRDRDVDGLLLAPPPGDQSYLTPHLRRGMALVLVDRPAEGLDAPAVLSDNESGMRQAVRHLLDHGHRHIAYLGDLRSAPMRLRFAGYQAALAEAGLTPDPGLLHHTVEDTEAAAHITERIANGSGRATAVIAARNALSIGAVRGLRRAGAQHRIALLGFDDVELAGELEPGLTVVAQDPAAIGTAAATALIEQLADPSRAITGRLLPPRLIPRGSGELPPYRPAG; encoded by the coding sequence GTGGCCGGTGAGCCACGGACCGCGCCGCGGCGAGTCCGCCTCGTCCCGGAAGCGGTGACGCGTGGGTACGGGGGCTGCCGTGGCAGCGAGGTAACGTTACCTGGAAGCTACGATAGGGTTTCCGCATACGTCAAGAGGGAGGAATCGGTGGGCTCAGCACGGGGCACGGCGCCACTGGGGCGGAACCCGCGAGGCTCGGACCACGGTGCGAACCGACCGGGCCGGGGCAGCGGCCGGCCGACCATCAAGGACGTCGCCGCCCGCGCGAACGTCAGCCCCATGACGGCCTCCCGCGTCGTCAACGGCCATCCCCGCGTCCGCGCCGATCTGCGCGAGCGGGTGCTCGCCGCGGTGGCCGAACTCGGATACGCGCGCAACGCCGTGGCCACCTCGCTGCGCCGGCCGGATCTCTCGCCCTGGACCATCGGGCTGATCCTGCACGATGTGGGCAACCCCTTCTCCGCCGCCATCCACCGCGCGGTCGAGGACGTGGTCCGCTCGGTCGGCTCGTTCGTCCTCACCGCCAGCACCGACGAGGACCACGAGCGGATGGGCCTGCTGCTCGACGCCTTCCGTGACCGCGATGTCGACGGACTGCTGCTCGCCCCGCCCCCCGGCGACCAGTCCTACCTCACCCCCCACCTGCGGCGGGGGATGGCCCTGGTGCTTGTCGACCGGCCGGCGGAAGGTCTTGACGCGCCCGCGGTGCTCAGCGACAACGAGAGCGGTATGCGCCAGGCGGTCCGCCATCTGCTGGACCACGGCCACCGGCACATCGCCTACCTCGGGGACCTGCGGTCCGCGCCGATGCGGCTGCGCTTCGCCGGATACCAGGCGGCGCTCGCCGAAGCGGGACTCACTCCCGACCCCGGGCTGCTCCACCACACCGTCGAGGACACCGAGGCGGCGGCCCACATCACCGAGCGGATCGCGAACGGCTCCGGCCGGGCCACGGCCGTCATCGCCGCCCGGAACGCGCTGTCCATCGGTGCCGTACGCGGGCTGCGGCGCGCCGGCGCCCAGCACCGCATCGCCCTGCTGGGTTTCGACGACGTCGAGCTGGCCGGTGAACTCGAACCCGGGCTGACGGTGGTGGCCCAGGACCCGGCGGCGATCGGCACGGCGGCGGCCACCGCGCTGATCGAGCAGCTGGCCGACCCCTCCCGCGCCATCACCGGACGGCTGCTCCCGCCACGCCTCATCCCGCGCGGCTCCGGGGAACTCCCGCCGTACCGCCCGGCCGGCTGA
- a CDS encoding HemK2/MTQ2 family protein methyltransferase: MVFKATPGVYAPQDDTWLLTEALLQENITADTSVLDVGTGSGALALAAAERGAAQVTAVDVSPLAVGATWLRACLRGLRVRVRHGDLLTPVADRTFDLIVANPPYVPVAGRRGHGVAWRGRGVAWRGGTDGRALIDRICADAPPLLRPGGVLLLVHSALCGAERTVEQLTRTGLRAAVADRRIVPFGPVLREQAPWLEARGLIAPGERKEELVVIRAERQA; this comes from the coding sequence ATGGTGTTCAAAGCGACCCCCGGTGTGTACGCGCCACAGGACGACACGTGGTTGTTGACCGAGGCCCTGCTCCAGGAGAACATCACCGCCGACACGTCCGTTCTGGACGTCGGGACGGGCAGCGGTGCCCTGGCCCTCGCCGCGGCCGAGCGCGGTGCGGCCCAGGTGACCGCGGTCGATGTCTCACCGCTCGCCGTGGGCGCCACCTGGCTCCGGGCTTGCCTCAGAGGGCTGCGGGTCCGTGTCCGCCACGGCGATCTGCTGACCCCGGTCGCCGACCGCACCTTTGATCTCATCGTCGCCAACCCGCCCTATGTGCCCGTGGCGGGGCGCCGGGGCCACGGTGTGGCCTGGCGGGGCCGGGGTGTGGCCTGGCGGGGCGGTACCGACGGGCGGGCGCTGATCGACCGGATCTGCGCGGACGCGCCACCGCTGCTGCGTCCCGGCGGGGTGCTGCTGCTGGTGCACTCGGCACTGTGCGGTGCGGAGCGGACCGTCGAGCAGTTGACGCGGACGGGACTGCGGGCGGCGGTGGCCGACCGCCGTATCGTCCCCTTCGGGCCGGTGCTGCGCGAGCAGGCGCCCTGGTTGGAGGCCCGTGGGCTGATCGCCCCGGGCGAACGGAAGGAAGAGCTGGTGGTGATCCGTGCCGAACGACAGGCCTGA
- the kdpA gene encoding potassium-transporting ATPase subunit KdpA: protein MGPVLAGVLQLLALVGALALAYVPLGTYMAKVYSSGTHWRVERWLYRGIGANPDTEMRWAAYLRGVLAFSAAGVLFLYLLQRLQGGLPGSLGFSSIEPAQAFNTAASFVTNTNWQSYAGEQTMGHVVQTAGLAVQNFVSAAVGIAVAMALVRGFARSRTGELGNFWADLVRGTVRVLVPGAAIAAVVLVACGALQNFSGIHEVGQFMGGSQQWNGGAVASQEAIKELGTNGGGYFNANSAHPFENPTPFTNLFEIFLILVIPLALTRTFGIMVGSVRQGYAILATMVTIWAGFTALMMWTEFAHHGPALQAAGGAMEGKEVRFGVGASSIFAVSTTFTSTGAVDSFHSSFTGLGGGITMLGMMLGEIAPGGTGSGLYGMLIMAVIAVFLAGLMVGRTPEYLGKKIGPREIKLAACSILITPALVLVLTSVSMALPTPPHSMLGSRAHGFSEVLYAFTSASNNNGSAFAGLNANTDWFNTTTGLAMLLGRFLPMVFVLALAGSLAGQRPVPATAGTLRTEKPLFTGLLTGAILIITGLTYFPALALGPLAEGLA, encoded by the coding sequence ATGGGTCCCGTACTCGCCGGCGTGCTCCAGCTGCTCGCCCTCGTAGGGGCGCTGGCGCTCGCCTACGTCCCCCTCGGCACCTATATGGCCAAGGTCTACTCCTCCGGCACACACTGGCGCGTGGAGAGGTGGCTCTACCGGGGCATCGGTGCCAACCCCGACACCGAGATGCGCTGGGCCGCGTATCTGCGCGGGGTGCTGGCCTTCTCGGCGGCCGGGGTGCTCTTCCTGTACCTGTTGCAGCGGCTCCAGGGCGGCCTGCCCGGTTCGCTCGGGTTCTCCTCGATCGAGCCGGCGCAGGCGTTCAACACGGCCGCGTCGTTCGTGACGAACACCAACTGGCAGTCGTACGCGGGCGAGCAGACCATGGGCCACGTCGTACAGACCGCCGGTCTGGCGGTGCAGAACTTCGTGTCGGCCGCGGTCGGCATCGCGGTCGCCATGGCGCTGGTGCGCGGCTTCGCGCGGTCGCGCACCGGAGAGCTCGGCAACTTCTGGGCCGATCTGGTGCGCGGCACGGTCCGTGTCCTGGTGCCCGGCGCGGCGATCGCCGCGGTCGTCCTGGTGGCCTGTGGCGCCCTCCAGAACTTCTCCGGCATCCACGAGGTGGGCCAGTTCATGGGCGGCTCGCAGCAGTGGAACGGCGGTGCGGTCGCCTCGCAGGAGGCCATCAAGGAGCTGGGCACCAACGGCGGCGGCTACTTCAACGCCAACAGCGCCCATCCGTTCGAGAACCCGACCCCGTTCACCAACCTCTTCGAGATCTTCCTGATCCTGGTCATCCCCTTGGCCCTGACCCGCACCTTCGGGATCATGGTCGGCTCGGTCCGGCAGGGCTACGCGATCCTGGCGACGATGGTCACCATCTGGGCCGGTTTCACCGCCCTGATGATGTGGACCGAGTTCGCCCACCACGGCCCGGCCCTCCAGGCCGCCGGTGGCGCGATGGAGGGCAAGGAGGTCCGCTTCGGCGTCGGCGCCTCGTCGATCTTCGCGGTGTCCACCACGTTCACCTCGACCGGGGCGGTGGACTCCTTCCACTCCTCGTTCACGGGGCTGGGCGGCGGTATCACCATGCTCGGCATGATGCTGGGTGAGATCGCGCCCGGCGGTACCGGTTCGGGCCTCTACGGCATGCTCATCATGGCGGTCATCGCGGTGTTCCTCGCGGGGCTGATGGTCGGCCGGACGCCCGAGTACCTGGGCAAGAAGATCGGTCCTCGTGAGATCAAGCTGGCGGCCTGCTCCATCCTGATCACCCCGGCGCTGGTGCTGGTCCTCACCTCCGTCTCCATGGCCCTGCCGACGCCACCGCACTCGATGCTGGGCTCCAGGGCACACGGCTTCTCCGAAGTGCTGTACGCCTTCACCTCCGCCTCCAACAACAACGGGTCGGCCTTCGCGGGCCTGAACGCGAACACCGACTGGTTCAACACCACGACCGGGCTCGCGATGCTGCTCGGCCGCTTCCTGCCCATGGTCTTCGTCCTGGCGCTCGCGGGCTCGCTCGCCGGGCAGCGGCCGGTCCCGGCCACCGCGGGCACGCTGCGCACCGAGAAGCCGCTGTTCACGGGGTTATTGACGGGCGCGATCCTGATCATCACCGGTCTGACGTACTTCCCGGCCCTGGCGCTGGGGCCGCTGGCCGAGGGGCTGGCGTGA
- a CDS encoding DUF6328 family protein, producing the protein MREDDHEAPGEDGREARSGRVETREERADRKWAELLQEVRVTQTGVQILFAFLLTVAFTPRFQGLGQVDRTIYVVTVLLGAAATGALIAPVSLHRIVTGRRLKPETVDWAARFTMAGLVLLLCTVASALLLILRVVVAHSTAYWLAAAALLWFVTCWFVPAVWLFHRSRKGR; encoded by the coding sequence ATGCGTGAGGACGACCACGAGGCGCCGGGAGAGGACGGCCGGGAGGCGCGGTCCGGCCGGGTGGAGACCAGGGAGGAGCGGGCCGACCGCAAGTGGGCCGAGCTGCTCCAGGAGGTGAGGGTGACGCAGACGGGCGTGCAGATCCTGTTCGCGTTCCTGCTCACGGTCGCCTTCACCCCGCGCTTCCAGGGCCTCGGCCAGGTGGACCGGACGATCTACGTGGTGACCGTCCTGCTCGGCGCGGCGGCCACCGGCGCGTTGATCGCACCGGTCTCGTTGCACCGGATCGTCACCGGCCGGCGGCTGAAGCCGGAAACGGTGGACTGGGCCGCCCGCTTCACCATGGCCGGGCTGGTGCTGCTGCTGTGCACGGTGGCGTCGGCGCTGCTGCTCATCCTGCGCGTCGTGGTGGCCCACAGCACCGCGTACTGGCTGGCGGCCGCCGCCCTGTTGTGGTTCGTGACCTGCTGGTTCGTGCCCGCCGTCTGGCTTTTCCACCGGTCGCGCAAGGGGCGCTGA
- the kdpF gene encoding K(+)-transporting ATPase subunit F: MTAEYVVGLVVAVALLGYLVLALIFPERF, from the coding sequence GTGACCGCCGAATACGTCGTCGGCCTGGTCGTGGCCGTCGCCCTGCTGGGCTATCTCGTCCTCGCCCTGATCTTCCCGGAGAGGTTCTGA
- a CDS encoding iron-containing redox enzyme family protein — protein MPLPTRRGEVSAALADALVREPGEVALPTGRPLREADPYGDDLQLALYMCYELHYQGFSGVDDAWEWDPELLRTRQALERRFLEALRPDATTHDDPDAAVAGLLVEPAGGTGVSHHLRDDGELWQMREYIAQRSLYQLKEADPHVWAVPRLRGQAKAAMAAVEYDEFGAGRGERVHAELFADLMADLALDPTYNHYLDAASARMLAVVNMMSLLGLHRSLRGALVGHFATVEITSSPASDRLAQALRRMGAGEAAVFFYTEHVEADAVHEQIVRHEVIGDLLRREPALAADVAFGVDATVFLEDRFAEEILGAWREGRSSLRVPL, from the coding sequence ATGCCCCTGCCCACGCGGCGGGGTGAGGTGTCCGCCGCGCTGGCCGACGCCCTCGTGCGCGAGCCCGGCGAGGTGGCACTGCCCACCGGCCGCCCGCTGCGGGAGGCCGATCCGTACGGCGACGATCTCCAGCTCGCGCTGTATATGTGCTACGAGCTTCACTACCAGGGGTTCTCCGGGGTGGACGACGCGTGGGAGTGGGACCCGGAGCTGCTGCGGACGCGGCAGGCGCTGGAGCGGAGGTTCCTGGAAGCGCTGCGCCCGGATGCCACCACGCACGACGACCCGGACGCCGCCGTGGCCGGTCTGCTGGTGGAGCCCGCCGGGGGGACGGGGGTGTCGCACCATCTGCGGGACGACGGTGAGCTGTGGCAGATGCGTGAGTACATCGCGCAGCGGTCGCTGTACCAGCTCAAGGAGGCCGACCCGCATGTGTGGGCCGTGCCACGGCTGCGGGGTCAGGCCAAGGCGGCGATGGCGGCGGTGGAGTACGACGAGTTCGGCGCCGGGCGCGGGGAGCGGGTGCACGCGGAGCTGTTCGCCGACCTGATGGCCGACCTGGCCCTGGACCCGACGTACAACCACTATCTGGACGCCGCGTCGGCCCGGATGCTGGCGGTGGTCAACATGATGTCGCTGCTGGGACTGCACCGGTCGCTGCGCGGTGCCCTGGTGGGCCACTTCGCGACGGTGGAGATCACCTCGTCGCCCGCGTCCGACCGGCTGGCCCAGGCGCTGCGGCGGATGGGCGCGGGGGAGGCGGCGGTGTTCTTCTACACCGAGCACGTCGAGGCCGACGCCGTACACGAGCAGATCGTGCGCCATGAGGTGATCGGCGATCTGCTCAGGCGCGAACCCGCACTGGCCGCGGACGTGGCGTTCGGGGTCGATGCCACCGTGTTCCTGGAGGACCGGTTCGCCGAGGAGATCCTGGGGGCCTGGCGGGAGGGCCGGTCCTCACTCCGCGTCCCGCTGTGA
- a CDS encoding aminotransferase class I/II-fold pyridoxal phosphate-dependent enzyme translates to MDHKQAPVLEALARYHERGSLPFTPPGHKQGRGADPEVVKILGDDVFRADVLAFGGLDDRLQSDRVLERAEALMADAVHAEHTFFTTCGSSLSVKAAMLAVAGPHETLLVGRDAHKSVVSGLIISGVRPVWVEPQWDADRHLAHPPSAESFERAFDAHPEARGALVTSPTPYGACADLARIAEVCHRRGRPLIVDEAWGAHLPFCSELPSWAMDAGADVCVTSIHKMGSGLEQGSVFHLRGDLIDPAVLKSCADLLGTTSPSVLLFAGMDGWRRQMVTGGEDLLGAALRRAHAVREEIEAIDGLHVDGRADYVGPGLAADFDPLPVVIDLTGLGVSGYRAADWLREHHDVNVHLVDHRRISTQLTHADNDSTTGALLAALRELADHADELRPAPEVAVPAPGRLRMEQSRLPRDAYFGSVEDLPVERAAGRVAAEMVTPYPPGIPAVLPGEVLAQPVLDYLRTGVEAGMNLPDAADPTLHTIRVLVEGTGAD, encoded by the coding sequence ATGGATCACAAGCAGGCTCCCGTCCTGGAGGCCCTCGCCCGCTACCACGAGCGCGGGTCACTCCCGTTCACACCGCCCGGACACAAGCAGGGCCGGGGCGCCGACCCCGAGGTCGTCAAGATCCTGGGCGACGACGTGTTCCGCGCCGACGTCCTCGCCTTCGGCGGCCTGGACGACCGGCTTCAGTCGGACCGTGTGCTGGAGCGTGCGGAGGCCCTGATGGCGGACGCCGTGCACGCCGAGCACACCTTCTTCACGACCTGTGGCAGTTCGCTCTCCGTCAAGGCGGCGATGCTGGCGGTCGCCGGCCCCCACGAGACCCTGCTGGTGGGCCGGGACGCGCATAAATCAGTGGTCTCCGGCTTGATCATCTCCGGGGTCCGCCCGGTCTGGGTGGAACCCCAATGGGACGCCGACCGCCACCTCGCCCATCCACCGTCCGCCGAGTCCTTCGAGCGGGCCTTCGACGCGCATCCGGAGGCCAGGGGCGCTCTGGTGACCAGCCCCACCCCGTACGGGGCCTGCGCCGACCTGGCGCGGATCGCCGAGGTGTGCCACCGGCGCGGGCGCCCGCTGATCGTCGACGAGGCGTGGGGAGCGCATCTGCCGTTCTGCTCCGAGCTGCCGAGCTGGGCCATGGACGCGGGCGCCGACGTCTGCGTGACCAGCATTCACAAGATGGGCAGCGGTCTGGAGCAGGGCTCGGTGTTCCATCTGCGGGGCGATCTGATCGACCCGGCCGTGCTGAAGTCCTGCGCCGATCTGCTCGGCACCACCAGCCCGTCCGTGCTGCTGTTCGCGGGCATGGACGGGTGGCGTCGGCAGATGGTGACAGGCGGCGAGGACCTGCTCGGCGCGGCCTTGCGGCGGGCGCATGCGGTGCGCGAGGAGATCGAGGCCATCGACGGTCTGCACGTGGACGGGCGGGCGGACTATGTGGGCCCCGGCCTCGCCGCCGACTTCGACCCGCTGCCCGTGGTCATCGACCTGACCGGGCTCGGGGTGAGTGGCTACCGGGCGGCCGACTGGCTCCGGGAACACCACGACGTCAACGTCCACCTGGTCGACCACCGACGGATCAGCACCCAGCTGACCCACGCGGACAACGACTCGACGACCGGCGCGCTGCTGGCGGCGCTGCGCGAGCTGGCCGACCACGCCGACGAACTGCGGCCGGCTCCTGAAGTGGCCGTGCCGGCACCGGGCCGGTTGCGGATGGAGCAGTCCCGCCTGCCGCGCGACGCCTACTTCGGCTCGGTGGAGGACCTGCCCGTGGAGCGGGCGGCGGGCCGGGTGGCGGCCGAAATGGTCACTCCCTACCCGCCGGGCATCCCGGCCGTGCTGCCCGGTGAGGTGCTGGCCCAGCCGGTCCTGGACTATCTGCGCACCGGAGTGGAGGCCGGGATGAACCTCCCCGACGCGGCCGACCCCACCCTGCACACCATCCGGGTCCTGGTCGAGGGGACCGGAGCCGACTGA